From the Paenibacillus sp. genome, one window contains:
- a CDS encoding DUF2487 family protein, which produces MKFSDIDKERWPELQPYIDTALLPLSGLTGRESPHEATEALERLRDALDPIETAYRGRVVTYPALHYAEDDDALAELADKLCARLLDSGFAYCVAVAGDPRLAALNIPNASALIAPEPANPNAPSEQYRSRAKRLIETLWMRPKG; this is translated from the coding sequence ATGAAATTCAGCGATATCGACAAAGAACGATGGCCGGAGCTGCAGCCTTACATAGACACGGCGCTGCTCCCGTTAAGCGGACTGACCGGGAGGGAATCCCCGCACGAGGCGACGGAGGCGCTCGAGCGGCTGCGAGACGCGCTCGACCCGATCGAGACCGCGTACCGCGGACGCGTGGTCACGTATCCGGCGCTCCATTACGCGGAAGACGACGACGCGCTCGCGGAGCTGGCGGACAAGCTGTGCGCGCGCTTGCTCGACAGCGGCTTCGCTTATTGCGTGGCGGTCGCGGGCGACCCGAGATTGGCGGCGCTTAACATTCCGAACGCGTCCGCGCTAATCGCTCCGGAGCCGGCGAATCCGAACGCGCCGAGCGAGCAGTACCGTTCTCGGGCGAAACGGTTGATCGAAACGCTCTGGATGCGGCCGAAGGGGTGA
- a CDS encoding IDEAL domain-containing protein, translating into MDKMVPANEALRHLIAELILDKAIREYREKELYREIDKALAQGDEEAFLLLTSELRSLQGIA; encoded by the coding sequence ATGGATAAAATGGTTCCGGCAAACGAAGCGCTGCGCCATCTCATCGCGGAACTGATTCTGGACAAAGCCATACGCGAATACAGGGAAAAGGAACTCTACCGAGAGATCGACAAGGCGTTGGCGCAGGGGGATGAAGAAGCTTTTCTGCTGCTTACAAGCGAGCTTCGGTCGCTGCAGGGCATCGCGTAG
- a CDS encoding zf-HC2 domain-containing protein, whose product MKCEEIREMMPDYWDLPEGDWNRVRIDEHVKRCADCAEEFQIWKESAELIQTAGWGELEELPAKGNVSSSVMERIYSDESWRLPVAERLYSIPHRLRVRLLSLVAGCLALFGSAFFFNLVTPDAPSPTAPSAGVIDVSALGEGEMTEFSLASIEGVPVASIGDPVVLSLPVVDSYPDYLFVLSMLGLICALLTMNWLARIRV is encoded by the coding sequence ATGAAATGCGAAGAGATCCGGGAGATGATGCCCGATTACTGGGATCTGCCCGAGGGCGATTGGAATCGCGTACGCATCGATGAGCACGTGAAGCGTTGCGCGGACTGTGCGGAAGAATTTCAGATATGGAAGGAGAGCGCCGAGCTTATTCAGACGGCCGGATGGGGGGAGCTTGAGGAGCTACCCGCGAAGGGGAACGTCTCTTCCTCCGTCATGGAACGCATCTATTCGGACGAGAGCTGGCGCTTGCCGGTCGCGGAACGGCTGTATTCGATACCTCACCGCCTCCGCGTGCGGCTGCTGTCCCTCGTGGCAGGGTGTCTTGCGTTGTTCGGTTCCGCGTTTTTCTTCAATTTAGTAACGCCGGACGCGCCGTCGCCCACGGCGCCGAGCGCGGGCGTCATCGACGTGAGCGCGCTTGGCGAAGGCGAGATGACCGAATTTTCGCTCGCGAGCATTGAAGGCGTGCCGGTCGCCTCCATAGGAGACCCGGTCGTACTGAGCTTGCCGGTCGTAGATTCGTATCCGGACTATTTGTTCGTCCTGTCGATGCTCGGCCTCATCTGCGCCCTGCTGACGATGAATTGGCTCGCTCGCATTCGCGTGTAA
- a CDS encoding RNA polymerase sigma factor, protein MTDSQLIREIKDGNVQLYRELVARYERKILLFIFHMLKNTRMDHMAEDMCQETFYKAYRSLHSFREVEASFSTWLYTIARNTVLSELRKNRNGNVYLEDSGFEPITTTEALPEQTVLRSEKVNKVREAINSLPEKQRSALILREYDGLDYQEIANILGQTVSSVKSLLFRARASVKTQLETYMGEPILEEYEGMKQR, encoded by the coding sequence ATGACCGATTCCCAGTTGATTCGGGAAATCAAGGACGGGAACGTTCAGCTCTATAGGGAACTGGTTGCGCGGTACGAGCGGAAAATCTTGCTTTTCATTTTTCATATGCTGAAAAATACGCGAATGGACCATATGGCGGAAGATATGTGCCAAGAGACGTTCTACAAGGCGTACCGGAGCCTGCATTCGTTCCGGGAAGTCGAAGCGTCTTTTTCCACATGGCTGTATACGATCGCCCGAAACACGGTCCTCAGCGAGCTTCGCAAAAATCGCAACGGCAACGTCTACCTGGAAGACAGCGGCTTCGAACCGATCACTACGACCGAAGCGCTGCCGGAACAGACGGTGCTTCGCAGCGAGAAGGTTAATAAAGTTCGCGAAGCGATCAACAGCTTACCGGAAAAGCAAAGATCCGCCTTAATTTTACGAGAATACGACGGACTAGACTATCAGGAGATCGCCAACATCCTCGGTCAAACGGTATCCTCCGTCAAATCGTTGTTGTTCCGTGCCAGGGCCAGCGTGAAAACCCAATTAGAAACGTATATGGGTGAACCGATCCTAGAGGAATATGAAGGGATGAAACAACGATGA
- a CDS encoding ubiquinol-cytochrome c reductase iron-sulfur subunit: protein MSEHQHHDNHGSEHKESKRREMSRRQFLSYTLGGASAFMAAGVVIPMLRFAVDPVLQAKSEGTFVKVVEVEKITEEPTEFSFNVHQVDGWYESDPKLVAWISKDAEGNIFALSPVCKHLGCAVNWNTNPEYPNQYFCPCHGAHYTADGKNMAVAPAPLDEYEVKIENGFVYLGPIKPNERV, encoded by the coding sequence ATGAGCGAACATCAACACCATGACAATCACGGGTCCGAACACAAGGAATCGAAGCGGCGCGAGATGTCCCGCCGTCAGTTCCTTTCCTATACGCTCGGCGGCGCCAGCGCGTTCATGGCGGCCGGTGTCGTCATCCCGATGCTCCGTTTCGCCGTCGATCCGGTGCTTCAGGCGAAGAGCGAGGGCACGTTCGTGAAAGTGGTCGAGGTCGAGAAGATTACGGAGGAGCCGACGGAGTTTTCGTTCAACGTGCATCAAGTGGACGGCTGGTACGAGAGCGACCCGAAGTTGGTCGCATGGATTTCGAAGGACGCGGAAGGCAACATTTTCGCGCTTTCGCCGGTGTGCAAGCACCTTGGGTGCGCGGTCAACTGGAACACGAATCCCGAGTATCCGAACCAGTACTTCTGTCCGTGTCATGGCGCACACTACACGGCTGACGGCAAGAACATGGCCGTTGCGCCGGCGCCGCTCGACGAGTATGAAGTGAAGATCGAGAACGGCTTCGTATACTTAGGACCGATCAAACCGAACGAACGGGTGTAA